TTAGAATCTTGTGGATGCCCATTCCGTATTGCATTGCGACTTTTGGCCTATGGACTGCTTCAGGCGGCAGGCCAAGCTTTGCAGCAGCTTCTCGAAGCTGCGGCTTTTTCATCTGCCGTTCGAATATTTTGGACTCGGCCGTGCAGCCATAGGCTATTGTGATTATGTCCTCGTCAATGAAGGGAAACGCGACTTGAAGGCCAAAATGTGCTGCGACTTTGGCAGTCAGCGACAGGTCTTTTCTTGGAAGCGCCTTTAGTTCGACCTTTAGCACTTCAAGCAAATCCTCCCCACCTTCGTATTTGTCATAGTGGCGCTCATAGCCTGCAAATAATTCCTCGGCCCCGCTTCCAAAAAGAATGGTTTGGACTCCAGACTGCTTTGCGGCCTTGCAAACCGAGTATGCTCCAAGCATCAGTTCCATTTCAAGAAAAGTGCCCTCGTGGATTTTC
The sequence above is drawn from the Candidatus Parvarchaeota archaeon genome and encodes:
- a CDS encoding asparagine synthase, whose product is MSFSPSGLEAIIEKGIKRSEKQVVYISRQLAISLKKSVMLAIDDANSTHVQDTGNSGSGNAGTVKCAVAFSGGLDSTIIAKCAIEKDPGVLLVCAGFEGSKDVEAATKIARRLGARNLILEKLTCESLMANLEECKKIHEGTFLEMELMLGAYSVCKAAKQSGVQTILFGSGAEELFAGYERHYDKYEGGEDLLEVLKVELKALPRKDLSLTAKVAAHFGLQVAFPFIDEDIITIAYGCTAESKIFERQMKKPQLREAAAKLGLPPEAVHRPKVAMQYGMGIHKILSEKYNENPGLFRE